The window CGCCGGTCATGCCCGAGGGGCTGTCGGGATAGGTCTTGGCCTTCTCCTCCAGCGTGTGGGGCGCATGGTCGGAGCCCAACACGTCGACGATCCCCTGGTGCAGGCCCCACCAGATGCCGGCGCGGTGGGCGTCGTCGCGCACCGGCGGGTTCATCTGCGCGCGCGTGCCGAGCCGGGCGTAGGCGTCCGAGCCCATGGTGAGATGGTGCGGGGTGGTCTCGACCGTCGCCACGTCCTTGTAGTCGGCGAGATAACGCATCTCCTCGGCCGTGGAGATGTGCAGCACGTGGATCTTGGCGCCGTGTCGCCGCGCGATCGCGGTGAGGCGGCGGGTGCATTTCAGCGCCGCCTCCGCGTCGCGCCAGACCGGGTGGCTGGACGGGTCGCCGGGGATGCGCTCGCCCTTGCGCTCGGTCAGCCGGGGCTCGTCCTCGGAGTGGAACGACACGCGGCGGCGGGTGCGCTTCAGGATCTCCGAGACGCCGTCGTCGTCCTGCACCAACAGCGAGCCGGTGGACGAACCCATGAAGATCTTGATGCCTGCAGCGCCGGGCAGGCGCTCCAACTCGGCCACGTCCCTCGCGTTGTCGTGGGTGCCGCCGACGAAGAAGGCGTGGTCGCAGTGCATGCGGCCCTTGGCGCGGGCGAGCTTGTCGGCCAGCGCCTCGGGCGTGACTGTCAGCGGGTTGGTGTTCGGCATTTCGAACACCGCCGTCACGCCGCCGAGCACGGCCGCGCGCGAGCCCGTCTCCAGGTCTTCCTTGTGGATCGCGCCCGGCTCGCGGAAATGCACCTGCGTGTCGATCACGCCCGGCAACAGGTGAAGCCCTGCGCAGTCCACGATCTCGCCGCCGGACGCAGCCGCGAGATCGCCGATGGCGGCCACGCGGCCGGCGCGGACGCCCAAATCGGCGCGGCGCTCGCCGTCCTGGTTGACCACGGTTCCGCCTTTGAGCAGGAGGTCGAAGGTCTCGGACATTGGGCGTCCTCCGAAAAAGGTTCGGCTTGAAGGCGGGGCTCCCGGGGGCCTACCTTCGCGCGGCATCGAAGGCAACAGGAACCGAGACCAATGCGCGGCGCGATCCTGGACATGCGTGGAACGATCGAGGTGACCGGCGCCGACGCCGGCCGCTTCCTCGACAATCTGCTCTCGAACGACGTCGGAGGGCTGGCTCCCGGCCGCGCCGCCTATGCCGCGCTCCTGACGCCTCAGGGCAAGATCGCCGTCGACCTGCTCGCCTCGGCGATCCCGGGGGGCGTCCGCCTCGACGCGCCGACGTTTCTCGTGCCCGATCTCGTGCGCAAGCTCGGCCTCTACAAGCTGCGCTCGAAGGTCGAGGTGCGCGACACCAGCGCGGAAACCCGCGTCGCGGCGCTGTGGGGCGACGGGCTTTTGCCGACCGGCCTGCCCTCGCTCGTCTTCGATCCGCGGCTCGCGGCCCTCGGCGCCCGCGCCTACCTGCCGGCCGATGGGACGCTTCCCGAGGGCGTGATCGACGTCGGCCCGGAGGGCTGGCGCGCGCACCGCGTCACGCTCGGGGTGCCGCAGGGGGGGCTCGACTTCGTCTACGGCGACGCCTTTCCGCACGAGGCCTGCATGGAGCAGCTCAACGGCATCGACTTCAAGAAGGGCTGTTATGTCGGCCAGGAGATCGTGAGCCGCATGGAGCACCGGGGCACCGCCCGCACCCGCGTCGCGCCCGTTCGGATCGACGGCCTTCCGCCGGAGATCGGCGCGGCGGTGACGGCTGGCGAACGCGTCGTCGGGCGCATGGGCTCGGCGATCGAAGGCCGCGGTCTCGCGCTGCTGCGGCTCGACCGCGCGGAGGAGGCCCGCGCCGCAGGCGTGCCGCTGATGGCGGGCGCCGCCATGCTGACGGTCGAGAAGCCCGCCTGGGCCCGGTTCGCCTTCCCCGGCGAGACGGCCGCGTGAGCGAAGCCGCGCCCCGTCACGCCGACGGAAAACGCCGCTGCGCCTGGTGCGGGACCGACCCGCTCTACGTCGCCTACCACGACACCGACTGGGGGCGCCCCGAACGGGACTCCCGCGCGCTCTACGAGAAGCTGGTGCTGGACGGCTTTCAGGCCGGGCTCGCGTGGATCACGATCCTGCGCAAGCGGGAGGGCTTCCGCACGGCCTTCCAGGGCTTCGAGCCGGAGGTCGTGGCGCGCTTTGGCGAAGCCGACGTCGCGCGGCTGCTGGGCGACGCCGGCATCGTGCGCTCCCGCGCCAAGATCGAAGGGGCGGTGAAGTCCGCACGTGCGGTGCTCGCCATGCGCGAGCGCGGCGAGGACTTTTCGGAGTACCTCTGGGGCTTCGTCGGCGGCGCGCCGATCGTCAACCCGTGGCGCGAGCGGGGCGAGGTCCCGGTCTCCACCCCGCTGTCCGAGGCGCTTTCGAAGGACCTGAAGCGCCGCCGCTTCACCTTCTGCGGCCCGGTGATCGTCTACGCCTTCATGCAGGCGGTCGGCATGATCGACGACCACTTCGCGGACTGCTGGCGGAAAGGCGAGGCGTGAGCGAGCAATCGGGACCCGCTGTCACCGACGAGAATCAAGCCCGTCAGTAGTGGAAGCGGCACGTGGCGATTTCGAGCGTCTGTTCATCGCCGGCGCCCACCACCCGATAGATGAGGCGGTGCTCACGGTTGATGCGGCGGGACCACCAGCCCTTAAGTTCATTTTTAAGAGGCTCCGGCTTTCCTAGGCCCGAGAAGGGCGATCGCTTCGCGTCCCGGATCAGGACGTTTATCTTTTCAAGTATCTCGGCGTCGTGCTCCTGCCAGTACAGATACGCCGCCCAAGACCTTTCCGAGAACGTGAGCTTCATTTCTCGATCAGGTCACGTTCGACGCCCTTCCCGGCATTTAGTTCGGCGATCGAGTCCAGCAGGTGCTGGGCGTTGCGCGGGTTGCTCATAAGGTAAAGCGTCTCCTCCATCCCGCGCCACTCCTCTTCGGAGATCACGACGACCGAACGGCCCCCCTTCCGCGTCACCAGAAGCGGCGCGCGGCTGTCCACGACCTCGTCGAGATGGGTCGCAAGGTTCTGTCGAAACTCGGTGAAACCGACATGAGACGGCATCGCGCCCTCCGCTTCAGGACTGTACCGAAATATGTACACTTAGCAGCGTGGGCGCAAGCTTACGCCCGCGCGGGCGCCGCAAGCTCCTCGTCCGTCCCTCCGCTGTCGAGCTGGGCGTGCAGCCGTCGTTCGTCCAGCGCGCCCTCCCACTTCGCGACGACGATGGTGGCGACGCCATTGCCGACGAGATTGGTCAGCGCGCGGGCCTCGGACATGAAGCGATCGACGCCGAGGATCAGCGCGATGGCGGCGATGGGAATGTGCTCGACGGACTGAAGGGTCGCGGCGAGCACGATGAAGCCCGAGCCCGTGACGCCGGCGGCGCCCTTCGACGTCAGCAGCAGGATGGCGAGGATGCCGATCTGCTCCCAGAGCGTCTGCTCGGTGTTGGTGGCCTGGGCCAGGAAGATCGCGGCCATCGTCAGATAGATGCAGGTGCCGTCGAGGTTGAAGGAGTAGCCCGCAGGAATGACGAGACCGACGACCGATTCGTCCGCGCCGGCGCGCTTCATCTTGTCCAGCATCCGCGGCAGCACGGACTCGGACGAGGAGGTGCCGAGGACGATCAGCAGCTCCTCGCGGATGTAGCGGACGAACTTGAAGATCGAAAAGCCGGCGACGTAGGCCACGATCCCCAGCACGCCGAAGATGAAGATCAGGCAGGTGACGTAGAAGCCGAGCATCAGGTAGAGCAGCGAGGCGAGCGCTCCGAGGCCCTGGGAGCCGATGGTGTAGGCCATGGCGCCGAAGGCGCCGATGGGCGCGACCTTCATCACGATGCCGATGATCTTGAAGAACACGTCCATTGACGAGTCGATCAACGCCATCACGGGCTTGCCCTTCTCGCCCACCATGTGCAGCGCGACGGCGAACAGCACCGCGAAGAACAGCACCTGGATGATCTCGCCCTGCGCGAAGGCCCCGACCACCGCGTCCGGTATGATGTGAAGGAAGAAGTCCGAAACCGACTGGCCTTCGGCCGCCTTCTGGTATTTCGCGATCGACCCGGCGTCGAGCGTCGAAGGGTCGACGTTCATGCCGGCGCCCGGCTTCAGCAGGTTGACGATGACGAGGCCGATGATGAGCGCCACAGTCGTCAAAGCCTCGAAGTAAATCAACGCCTTGAGGCCCACGCGCCCGACCTTGCGCATGTCCTCCATGCCGGCGATGCCGTGCACCACGGTGAGGAAGATGATCGGCGCGATCAGCATCTTGATCAGCTTGATGAAGGCGTCCCCGAGCGGCTTCATCTGCTTCGCGAGATCGGGCGCGAGATAGCCCAGCAGGATGCCGATCGCGATGGCGATCAGAACCTGGAGGTAGAGGATCCGGTACCAGGGACGGGACGCCCTAGGAGCGACGGGCTCCGCTGCGTGGGTCGTAACCATGATCGCTCTCCTCCCGGCGCGCCCTCTGCTTGGGGTGAGAGCTAGATCACGAAGCCGCGAGGGCGAGCGCCGCGCGGCGCTATAGCCCCGCTTGTCTCGCTTGCGTCCGGGCGTGCGGGCGACTTCAACGATGGGGTCACGCCGCACGTTCGAGATTCGCCCGCCCCATGACGCCTCGCCCTACGACGCCCGTCCCCCCTCGCCCCGCCGCCCGCGACGCCGCCCCCCGCGCATGGCAGCGCATGCTGTCCGGCCGTCGGCTGGACCTGCTCGACCCGTCGCCGCTGGATGTCGAGATCGCGGACATCGCCCACGGGCTCGCGCGGGTCGCGCGCTGGAACGGGCAGACGAGCGGCGAGCACATCTTCTCGGTGGCGCAGCATTCGGTGCTGGTGGAGGACATCGCGGCGCGCCTCTCGCCAGGCTGCGACGCGCGGCTGCGCCTGACGGTGCTGCTGCACGACGCGCCGGAATACGTCATCGGCGACATGATCAGCCCCTTCAAGGCCGTGCTCGGCGGCGAGTACAAGGCGGTGGAGGACCGCTTGATGCGCGCGATCCACGTCCGCTTCGGGCTGCCGCCGGAGCGCGGCGAGAGCGCGACGAAACTGCTGAAGCGCGCGGATCGCTCGGCGGCCTTCCTGGAGGCGACCCGGCTCGCCGGCTTTTCGCTAGCCGATGCGCGCCGCATTTTCGGCCGTCCGGAAGGCGCTCCGGCGGAGGTCGATTTGACGCCTTGGCCGGCGGAGCTTGCGGCGCGACGCTTTCTCGCGCGGTTCGAAACGCTCCACGGCTGATGGGGAGATAAACGGATGATCGTCGTCTGCCCCGCCTCGCAGCTCGAAGACAGCGTCGCGCGCTATGGCGTCCGGCGCGTGCTCACGCTGACCAGCGGCGGCCTGCCGACGCCACGCCCCCCGGGCGTCGCGGCCGAAGACCATCTGACGGTGACCTTTCACGACCTGCTTGGCGCGCGGGACGGCCACGTCGCGCCCGACGCGGCCCATGTCGCCGAGGCGCTGGCCTTCGCGAGCCGAGACGACCTCCCGCTGCTCGTGCACTGCTACGCCGGCGTCAGCCGCTCGCCCGCCATGGCCTACGCCATCGCCTGCGCGCGGACGCCGGACCGCGACGAGGCGGAGATCGCGCAGGAGCTCCGGCGCCTGAGCCCGAGCGCCACGCCGAACGCTCTGGTCGTGGCGCTCGCGGACGACGCCCTCGGCCGCGGCGGGCGGATGCGCGCGGCGATCGCCGCCATCGGCCGGGGCGTGGACGCCTTCGAGGGCGAGGTCTTCGCGCTGCCGACGGGGCCCGTACGGTGACGCCGGCTGCGACCGTCGGCGTCGGCCTGTCGGCGGCGGTGGTCGCGGTCGAAGGCGACAGGCCGCTGATCCTGGTGGCGCAGCCCCCCGGCGGCGGCAAGGCGCTCGGCCTGCCGTCGGGCTCGTTCGACCCCTTGCGCGACCGCACGCTCGAGATCGCGCTCCGCAGCTCGATCGCCGAGCAGACCGCGCTCGACGTCGGCTACGTCGAGCAGCTCTACACCTTCGGCGACCGCGGCCGGGCGGCGGAGCCGGGAGACCTCGCGCCGCACATGGTGTCGATCGGTTATCTCGCGCTCACCCGCCGACCGCGCGACGGCGCGGCTCTGGCGGCCGCCGGCGCCGCGTTCCGGCCGTGGTACGGCTTCTTTCCCTGGGAGGACTGGCGGGAGCGCCGTCCCGACGTCCTCGACGCGCAGATCCTGCCGGCCCTCGCGCAATGGACGGCGGAAGCGCCGGAGGCGGAGACCGGCCGGGCGCTGCCCCGCCTCGTCCGCGCCCGGCAATGCTTCGGCTTCGACGGCGCCCCCTGGGACGAGGAGAAGGTGCTCGACCGCTACGAGCTGCTTTACGAGGCGGGCCTCGTCGAGGAGGCGGCCCGCGACGGCCGGCCGGCGGCGCTCGGCCGCGCGGCCCTGCCGCAGCTCGGCGCGGCCATGCGCGACGACCACCGCCGCATCCTCGCCACCGCCATGGGGCGCATCCGGGCCAAGCTGAAGTACCGGCCGCTGGTGTTCGAGCTGATGCCGCGGCAGTTCACGCTGACCGCGCTCCAGCGCACCGTCGAGGCGGTGGCCGGGCGCCATCTCCACAAGCAGAACTTCCGTCGGCTGGTGGAGGCCGCGGCCCTCGTCGAGCCGACCGGCGCCGCCGAGACCGCGACCGGCGGACGCCCCGCGCAGCTCTACCGCTTCCGGCGCGAAGCGCTGGAGGAGCGTCCGGCGCCGGGGCTGCGCTTGGGGCGGGGCTGAGCCGAACGAGAGGGCGAGACGCGGGGCGACCCCGCCCTATAACCCCCTGCCCGCCTTCCCTCCCGGACATCGATGGCTTCCGACATCCTCATCCCTGGCGACACCTGCTGGCGGATCGCGCATGCGAACCGCCTGTCGGTCATCGTCGACGCCGCCGACTACTACCGCGCCGCCCGCTCCGCCATTCTGAAGGCGCAGCGTTCCGTGCTGCTGATCGGCTGGGACTTCGACAGCCGGATCGAGCTTGAGCCCGAAGGCGAAACCCTCGAGGGCCCGAACGCGCTGGGGCCGTTCCTCAGCTGGATCGCCGACCGGCGCCCGGAGGTGAGCATCCATCTGCTGAAATGGAACCTCGGCATGATCGAGACGCTCGGGCGCGGCGAGACGCCGTTCTACATGCTGCAGTGGATGTGGAAGACGAACATCCGGATGAAGCTCGACGCCGCTCATCCCCCGCTCGCGGCGCATCACCAAAAGATCGTGGTGGTCGACGACGCCTTGGCCTTCTGCGGCGGCATCGACATGACGCTCGGACGCTGGGACACCCGCGCGCACAAGGACGACGACCCGGCGCGCCGCTCGCCGCGGGGCAAACCGCTGCAGCCCTGGCACGACGCGACCATCTGCGTCGACGGCTCGCTCGCCGCGGCGCTCGGCGAGCTCGCCCGCGAACGCTGGCGGCGCGCGACGGACGAAGACCTTCCTCCCCCATCGGTGGCGGAGGATCTGTGGCCGAACTTCCTCGAGCCGACGATGACCGACGTCGACGTCGGGATCGCGCGCACCGTCGGCGCCTACGACGCGATCGAACAGGTCTGCGAGATCGAGCGCCTCTACCTCGCCGCCATCGCGAGCGCCCGGAACACGCTCTACATCGAGAGCCAGTACTTCGCCTCGCGCAAGATCGCGGAGGCGATCGCCGCGCGGCTGCAGGAGCCGGAGGGACCGGAGATCGTCATCGTCAATCCGGCCGCGCAGGACGGCTGGCTGGAGGAGACGACCATGGGGTCGGCGCGCTCCAAGCTGATACGGTTCGTCCGCCGCGCGGACCGTCATGGGCGGTTCCGCATCTATTTCCCGCAAACCGCAGCCGGCGCCCCGATCTACGTCCACGCCAAGGTGATGATCGTGGACGACCGGCTGCTGAAGGTCGGGTCGTCCAACCTCAACAACCGCTCCATGGGCTTCGACACCGAGAGCGACCTCGCCGTCGAGGCGCGATCCGACGACAAAGCGCTCAGGGCGCGCATCCGCTGGGTGCGCGACGATCTGCTGGCGGAGCATCTCGGCGTCGCCGCCGAGGACGTCGCCCGCAAGATCGATGAGGCCGGCTCGCTGATCGCCGCGATCGAGGCGTTCGCCGCCGCGGGGCGCCGCCTCGCGCCGCTGGAGGCGCGGGAGGTGGGGGAGATCGAAGACGCGCTGTCGGAGAACGACCTGGTCGATCCCGAGCGACCGCCCAGCTTCTGGCGGCGGGCGCGCCGGAAGCTCCGCTTGCGCTGAATCTGAGGCCGCCCAGAATCCGAGGCCGCCCATGACAGGGCGGCCCGAATAGTCTAGTCCGGCGACGTCTTTCTTCGCCGCCTGTCGCCGACGGAGGCCATCCATGCTCGCCTGGGACGACTTTCGGCTTGTGAAGGCCGTGGCCGAACGGCGCTCGCTCGCTGGCGCCGCGACGCTCCTCAACGTCAACGCCTCGACTGTGTTTCGGCGGCTCGGCGCGCTTGAGGAGCAGTTGGGCGCGCGCCTGTTCGAGCGCGGACGCGCGGGCTATGGCCTCACGGCCGCCGGCGAGGAGATGCTGAGCGTCGCAGACCGTATGGCGGACGACATCGTCGCCTTCGAGCGGCGCATCTCCGGACAGGACCTCGCGCCGGCGGGCGAACTGCGCGTCACCACCAACGACAGCCTGTTGATCCACCCGCTGACGGCGATCTTCGCCGGATTCCGGAAAGCTTATCCCGACATCATCCTCGACGTCGTCATCGGCAACGATGCGCTCAATCTGTCCAAGCGCGACGCCGACGTCGCGATCCGCGCCACGGCCAGCCCGCCCGAGACGCTTGTCGGCCGCCGGATCGCCGAGCTCGGCTGGGCGATCTACGC is drawn from Methylopila sp. 73B and contains these coding sequences:
- a CDS encoding folate-binding protein YgfZ, producing MRGAILDMRGTIEVTGADAGRFLDNLLSNDVGGLAPGRAAYAALLTPQGKIAVDLLASAIPGGVRLDAPTFLVPDLVRKLGLYKLRSKVEVRDTSAETRVAALWGDGLLPTGLPSLVFDPRLAALGARAYLPADGTLPEGVIDVGPEGWRAHRVTLGVPQGGLDFVYGDAFPHEACMEQLNGIDFKKGCYVGQEIVSRMEHRGTARTRVAPVRIDGLPPEIGAAVTAGERVVGRMGSAIEGRGLALLRLDRAEEARAAGVPLMAGAAMLTVEKPAWARFAFPGETAA
- a CDS encoding HD family hydrolase, which encodes MTPRPTTPVPPRPAARDAAPRAWQRMLSGRRLDLLDPSPLDVEIADIAHGLARVARWNGQTSGEHIFSVAQHSVLVEDIAARLSPGCDARLRLTVLLHDAPEYVIGDMISPFKAVLGGEYKAVEDRLMRAIHVRFGLPPERGESATKLLKRADRSAAFLEATRLAGFSLADARRIFGRPEGAPAEVDLTPWPAELAARRFLARFETLHG
- a CDS encoding type II toxin-antitoxin system prevent-host-death family antitoxin, coding for MPSHVGFTEFRQNLATHLDEVVDSRAPLLVTRKGGRSVVVISEEEWRGMEETLYLMSNPRNAQHLLDSIAELNAGKGVERDLIEK
- a CDS encoding phospholipase D-like domain-containing protein, which codes for MASDILIPGDTCWRIAHANRLSVIVDAADYYRAARSAILKAQRSVLLIGWDFDSRIELEPEGETLEGPNALGPFLSWIADRRPEVSIHLLKWNLGMIETLGRGETPFYMLQWMWKTNIRMKLDAAHPPLAAHHQKIVVVDDALAFCGGIDMTLGRWDTRAHKDDDPARRSPRGKPLQPWHDATICVDGSLAAALGELARERWRRATDEDLPPPSVAEDLWPNFLEPTMTDVDVGIARTVGAYDAIEQVCEIERLYLAAIASARNTLYIESQYFASRKIAEAIAARLQEPEGPEIVIVNPAAQDGWLEETTMGSARSKLIRFVRRADRHGRFRIYFPQTAAGAPIYVHAKVMIVDDRLLKVGSSNLNNRSMGFDTESDLAVEARSDDKALRARIRWVRDDLLAEHLGVAAEDVARKIDEAGSLIAAIEAFAAAGRRLAPLEAREVGEIEDALSENDLVDPERPPSFWRRARRKLRLR
- a CDS encoding DNA-3-methyladenine glycosylase I, which codes for MSEAAPRHADGKRRCAWCGTDPLYVAYHDTDWGRPERDSRALYEKLVLDGFQAGLAWITILRKREGFRTAFQGFEPEVVARFGEADVARLLGDAGIVRSRAKIEGAVKSARAVLAMRERGEDFSEYLWGFVGGAPIVNPWRERGEVPVSTPLSEALSKDLKRRRFTFCGPVIVYAFMQAVGMIDDHFADCWRKGEA
- a CDS encoding dihydroorotase; translated protein: MSETFDLLLKGGTVVNQDGERRADLGVRAGRVAAIGDLAAASGGEIVDCAGLHLLPGVIDTQVHFREPGAIHKEDLETGSRAAVLGGVTAVFEMPNTNPLTVTPEALADKLARAKGRMHCDHAFFVGGTHDNARDVAELERLPGAAGIKIFMGSSTGSLLVQDDDGVSEILKRTRRRVSFHSEDEPRLTERKGERIPGDPSSHPVWRDAEAALKCTRRLTAIARRHGAKIHVLHISTAEEMRYLADYKDVATVETTPHHLTMGSDAYARLGTRAQMNPPVRDDAHRAGIWWGLHQGIVDVLGSDHAPHTLEEKAKTYPDSPSGMTGVQTLVPIMLDHVAAGRLSLARFVDLTSAGPARIFGIATKGRLAVGYDADVTVVDLKRRETITNGWIGSRSQWTPYDGVSVQGWPVGTILRGRRVMWESEILAPGTGEPVRFIDTLRS
- a CDS encoding dicarboxylate/amino acid:cation symporter, which translates into the protein MVTTHAAEPVAPRASRPWYRILYLQVLIAIAIGILLGYLAPDLAKQMKPLGDAFIKLIKMLIAPIIFLTVVHGIAGMEDMRKVGRVGLKALIYFEALTTVALIIGLVIVNLLKPGAGMNVDPSTLDAGSIAKYQKAAEGQSVSDFFLHIIPDAVVGAFAQGEIIQVLFFAVLFAVALHMVGEKGKPVMALIDSSMDVFFKIIGIVMKVAPIGAFGAMAYTIGSQGLGALASLLYLMLGFYVTCLIFIFGVLGIVAYVAGFSIFKFVRYIREELLIVLGTSSSESVLPRMLDKMKRAGADESVVGLVIPAGYSFNLDGTCIYLTMAAIFLAQATNTEQTLWEQIGILAILLLTSKGAAGVTGSGFIVLAATLQSVEHIPIAAIALILGVDRFMSEARALTNLVGNGVATIVVAKWEGALDERRLHAQLDSGGTDEELAAPARA
- a CDS encoding LysR family transcriptional regulator, encoding MLAWDDFRLVKAVAERRSLAGAATLLNVNASTVFRRLGALEEQLGARLFERGRAGYGLTAAGEEMLSVADRMADDIVAFERRISGQDLAPAGELRVTTNDSLLIHPLTAIFAGFRKAYPDIILDVVIGNDALNLSKRDADVAIRATASPPETLVGRRIAELGWAIYAKAPRAPVGEVAELQDDDWIGPGDMLSLLQRWLRETVGEHRTVYRISTVLGMAEAIEAGLGVGPLPCFIGDMRPGLARVFDPPRKAPAELWLLTHPDLRSSARVRAFMDHVGHELTRLRPAFEGRTA
- a CDS encoding Txe/YoeB family addiction module toxin, encoding MKLTFSERSWAAYLYWQEHDAEILEKINVLIRDAKRSPFSGLGKPEPLKNELKGWWSRRINREHRLIYRVVGAGDEQTLEIATCRFHY